The following are encoded together in the Humulus lupulus chromosome 5, drHumLupu1.1, whole genome shotgun sequence genome:
- the LOC133778760 gene encoding probable methyltransferase PMT18, with product MARDYNGSPKHHHLESKRKRLTWIFGVSGLCILSYVLGAWQNSNPPTSPSGGVSNKIGCEVGPSPGDIKSSSSTPSSSSFSSPALDFESHHTVDINKTNDVSRKLPPCDMSLSEYTPCQHPPRGRKFDRDMLKYRERHCPTKEELLLCLIPAPPKYKTPFKWPQSRDYAWYDNIPHRELSIEKAVQNWIQVEGDRFRFPGGGTMFPRGADAYIDDINELIPLTSGAIRTAIDTGCGVASWGAYLLRRNIVTMSFAPRDTHEAQVQFALERGVPAMIGIMASQRLPYPARAFDMAHCSRCLIPWNQYDGMYLIEVDRVLRPGGYWILSGPPINWKKYWRGWERSQEDLKREQDSTEDVAKRLCWKKVVEKNDLSIWQKPINHVECVKNRKVYKTPHLCKSENPDASWYRNMETCITPMPDVSSPAEVAGGKLENWPERAFATPPRISSGSIPGISAEKFREDNQVWKERLTHYKRILPLQQGRYRNIMDMNAHLGGFAAALAKYPVWVMNVVPANSDLDTLGVIYERGFIGAYQDWCEAFSTYPRTYDLIHAGGVFSIYQDRCDITYVLLEMDRILRPEGTVIFRDTVEILVKIQSIAKEMRWKTQIMDHESGPFNPEKILVAVKTYWTGEAPQKEH from the exons ATGGCACGGGACTACAATGGATCGCCAAAGCATCACCATCTAGAGTCCAAAAGGAAGCGCCTCACTTGGATTTTTGGAGTTAGTGGGCTGTGCATATTATCTTACGTTTTGGGAGCCTGGCAAAACTCTAATCCTCCAACCTCTCCATCTGGGGGTGTCTCCAATAAGATTGGTTGTGAAGTTGGGCCCTCTCCAGGGGATATCaaatcatcatcatcaacacCCTCTTCCTCTTCCTTTTCATCGCCTGCTTTGGACTTCGAAAGCCATCACACAGTGGACATCAACAAAACGAATGATGTATCACGCAAGCTGCCGCCATGTGACATGTCCCTGAGCGAGTACACTCCATGCCAACATCCTCCGAGGGGGAGGAAGTTCGACCGTGACATGCTCAAGTATAGAGAGCGGCATTGCCCCACCAAGGAGGAACTCCTCCTTTGCCTCATACCTGCTCCTCCTAAGTACAAGACCCCTTTCAAGTGGCCTCAGAGCCGAGACTACGCCTGGTATGATAACATTCCTCATAGAGAGCTCAGCATAGAGAAAGCTGTGCAGAACTGGATTCAAGTGGAGGGTGACAGGTTCAGATTCCCTGGTGGTGGCACCATGTTCCCTCGTGGAGCTGATGCCTACATCGATGACATTAATGAACTCATCCCTCTTACAAGCGGAGCTATAAGAACAGCCATTGACACGGGCTGTGGT GTAGCAAGTTGGGGAGCATATTTGTTAAGGAGGAACATAGTTACTATGTCTTTTGCGCCAAGGGACACTCACGAAGCACAAGTCCAGTTTGCATTGGAGCGAGGAGTTCCTGCAATGATTGGAATTATGGCTTCCCAGAGGCTTCCCTATCCAGCCAGGGCTTTCGATATGGCCCACTGTTCTCGTTGCTTAATACCTTGGAATCAGTAtg ATGGTATGTACCTGATTGAAGTGGACAGAGTTCTGAGGCCCGGTGGCTACTGGATTCTATCTGGGCCACCAATTAACTGGAAAAAGTACTGGAGAGGGTGGGAAAGAAGCCAAGAGGACTTGAAACGAGAGCAAGACTCCACTGAGGATGTTGCAAAGCGGCTTTGTTGGAAGAAAGTAGTCGAGAAAAACGATCTTTCGATTTGGCAAAAGCCCATCAACCATGTGGAGTGTGTGAAGAACAGGAAGGTATACAAAACACCACACTTGTGCAAATCTGAGAATCCAGACGCGAGTTGGTATAGGAACATGGAAACTTGCATCACCCCAATGCCTGATGTTAGCAGTCCAGCAGAAGTGGCTGGTGGGAAGCTGGAGAACTGGCCTGAGCGTGCATTTGCCACCCCTCCAAGAATCAGCAGCGGTTCGATACCAGGCATCTCTGCTGAGAAATTCAGAGAGGACAATCAAGTATGGAAAGAGCGGTTGACGCACTACAAGCGAATCCTACCTCTGCAACAAGGGCGTTACAGGAACATCATGGACATGAACGCTCATCTGGGTGGATTTGCAGCCGCCTTGGCTAAGTATCCGGTGTGGGTTATGAATGTGGTGCCTGCCAACTCGGATTTGGACACACTTGGCGTGATTTATGAGCGTGGTTTCATTGGAGCATACCAGGATTGGTGCGAGGCATTCTCAACATATCCAAGAACGTACGATCTTATTCATGCAGGTGGCGTTTTCAGCATATACCAGGACag gtgTGACATCACATACGTTCTGCTAGAGATGGATAGAATTCTGAGGCCAGAAGGAACGGTGATATTCAGAGACACAGTAGAGATCTTGGTAAAGATTCAGAGCATTGCAAAGGAGATGAGATGGAAGACCCAAATCATGGACCATGAAAGCGGTCCCTTCAATCCTGAGAAAATTCTTGTTGCTGTCAAAACTTATTGGACTGGTGAAGCTCCCCAGAAAGAACACTAG